CGAAGACGCAGCGGCAAAAGCGCCACAAGGCCCGCATTCTCGCAATGCAGGCGCTTTTCCAGTTAGACACGCGTAAAACAGAGTCGCTGACTGCCTCTGATCTGAACTCGTTCTCATGGATAGACTACGAGGTGCCTGAAGAAGAACGCGAATACGCGCGCGCCATCATCGGCGCGGCTCTCGATCACCTCGCCGAAATCGATACGATGATCTCTGACCGCCTCGTCAACTGGGACTTCTCACGCATTTCAGGCGTCAGTCGTGCAATATTGCGCACCGGCGTC
The sequence above is a segment of the Turneriella parva DSM 21527 genome. Coding sequences within it:
- the nusB gene encoding transcription antitermination factor NusB: MAKTQRQKRHKARILAMQALFQLDTRKTESLTASDLNSFSWIDYEVPEEEREYARAIIGAALDHLAEIDTMISDRLVNWDFSRISGVSRAILRTGVAQLLYMANEADAAVVIDECILLAKQYDEGQAVAFVNGVLDDVYREKFPEAQAVRKKIAPLQPAKKIRIRVPAVAKKSDRA